From the Hyphomicrobiaceae bacterium genome, the window GCGCAGATAGAACTTGTGGTTGGCCGCCGCCATGCGCGTCGAGTCCTGGTTCCAATACAGCAGGTCGAACGGAAACGGCTTTTTGCCGAGCATGTAGTTGTTGACGATGTAAGGCCAGATCAGATCGCGCGGACGCATCATGTTGAACACGTTGGCCATGCGCGATCCATCGAGGAAGCCGCGCTGTGTCATCAGTTCATCGAGCGAGGCGAGCTGGTTGTCATCGGTAAACAGCAGCAGATCACCCGCGAGCGAGAAATCGACCTGGGTGGTGAGCAGCGTGGCGCTCTCGTAGGGGTCTTCGCCGCGCGTTGCAAGATAGGCAAGCGTTGTGGAAAGTGCTGTGCCGCCGACGCAATATCCCAGGACGTTGATCTTCTCTTGATTGGTTTCCTGGCTGACGGCGAGTGTCGCCGAGAGAATGCCCTCGAGCATGTAGTCTTCGAAGGTCGCGTCGGCGAGGTCTTCGCCTGGGTTGACCCAGGAAACTACGAACACCGTGAAGCCTTGGTCGACGATGTACTTGATGAAGCTCTTTTGGGCCGTGAGATCGAGGATGTAGAACTTGTTGATCCAGGGTGGCACCAACAGCAACGGGCGCTCGCGCACCTGCTTGGTGGTGGGTGAATATTGGATGAGTTGCAGCAGACGGTTCTGAAAGACGATTTTTCCAGGTGTCGTCGCAAGGTTCTTGCCCAGCTCGAATGCAGTCGTGTCGGTCTGACTGATGCGCATCAAGTCGGTCGACCGCTCCATGTCGCGCGCCAGAAGCTTGACGCCTTCGACCAAGTTGGAGGCGTTGGAGCGGAACGTCTCGCGCAGCACCTCTGGGTTGGTCGCAAGAAAGTTGGACGGAGAGTAGGCGCTGGTAAGCTGCCTCAGATAAAACTCGGCGCGATGACGATCGCGCTCTGAAAGTCCCTCGGTCTGTGCAAGGCGATCCTCCGCCCACTTGCAGGCGAGCAGGTAGGCCTGTTTGCAGAAGTCGAAAAAGGGATTGGCACTCCACTCGGGGTCCTTGAACCGGTTATCGCCAGGAGCAGGCTCGATGAGCGGAGGAACCTTGAGCCCGAACATGCGCTGGACGACATTATTCCAAAGCTCTCCGAACAGCCGGAAGAACTCGCCTTGGGCCTCGGCAAAGCGGGCAGGATCCGATAGCCATACGCGAAGCAGTTCCCCGACTGTTTGCGTGGCAGCCGACAGCTCGCTGGCGGGCGAATAGGGGCCGGAATTCGCGTCAGGACGTTCGGTCAAACGCATCAGCGCTTCGCTGCCCACCTCATAGGCCTTGAGGAGGTTGGTCGCAAACTCCTCAGGGTTGGGGATGAGGTAGTTTGAGAAGTATTTCAGAGCGTCAGGTGTTTCCTGTTGCATCTTCGACGCGTTCCTCGAAGTTTGTTCTTCTCATTGGCCGCGTCGGTGCATCCGGCGACGGCGATCGTATATTCCGGATCTGTAACAGTGCCGTTGCGCCGATGTTCAATCAAGGCCAAAGCAGGTCGGATTATTCTAAAGATATAGCGCGGCGCGCATGTTTTGAGCAGGTCTGGGATCTGCCGTATATTCAGCCGACGTGTCTCGGCGCACGATGCCGCACCGCACAATGCTTCATGGTGCGCCATTACGCGCTGGAAACGCGGG encodes:
- the phaC gene encoding class I poly(R)-hydroxyalkanoic acid synthase produces the protein MQQETPDALKYFSNYLIPNPEEFATNLLKAYEVGSEALMRLTERPDANSGPYSPASELSAATQTVGELLRVWLSDPARFAEAQGEFFRLFGELWNNVVQRMFGLKVPPLIEPAPGDNRFKDPEWSANPFFDFCKQAYLLACKWAEDRLAQTEGLSERDRHRAEFYLRQLTSAYSPSNFLATNPEVLRETFRSNASNLVEGVKLLARDMERSTDLMRISQTDTTAFELGKNLATTPGKIVFQNRLLQLIQYSPTTKQVRERPLLLVPPWINKFYILDLTAQKSFIKYIVDQGFTVFVVSWVNPGEDLADATFEDYMLEGILSATLAVSQETNQEKINVLGYCVGGTALSTTLAYLATRGEDPYESATLLTTQVDFSLAGDLLLFTDDNQLASLDELMTQRGFLDGSRMANVFNMMRPRDLIWPYIVNNYMLGKKPFPFDLLYWNQDSTRMAAANHKFYLREFYNENRLARGDMTIAGTKLDLSRIKLPVFEVATREDHIAPAASVYRGSKMFSSPVEFVLAGSGHIAGVVNPPDKVKYQFWTDGNDDAAELNDWIKSAKEHPGSWWPYWIKWLNTRSGAKIPAREPGAKLGVIEDAPGSYVKAR